Proteins found in one Vallitalea guaymasensis genomic segment:
- a CDS encoding alpha/beta fold hydrolase yields the protein MSNLSKVKVSLWSRFNASAFLTITPEYFSIKKNQSKRQDKQPTFRKLTQLPLKYKEIDGVKIRYAHEVKPNRPTIILLSPLPQSIVAYAPIWNKLKSDYNIYAYDMPSFGRSEGGEEYMNFKMQGIFLEKFIDHFNIKKPHIVGPDVGMAAALYYVCNLPNEVESLIIGDGPGVSPSQNGSLINKIVKSGFWRKVFSIVGSETFVFVGSRLGYVNYQPNQEEIDDYNLSYKNRVGTITKWFKNYPDSLATVDPKLEKIDKPVLVFWGNDDKLLLPDNARNLHKRLKRSKLHIFKNCGHFSYQDKYEEFSEMLHEWISKDYNHKK from the coding sequence ATGTCTAATTTATCAAAAGTAAAAGTTTCTTTATGGAGTAGATTCAATGCTAGTGCTTTTTTAACGATAACACCTGAATATTTTTCGATTAAAAAAAATCAAAGCAAGAGGCAAGACAAGCAACCTACTTTTAGAAAGTTAACCCAACTTCCACTAAAATATAAGGAAATAGATGGGGTTAAAATACGTTATGCTCATGAAGTTAAACCCAATAGACCTACAATTATTTTATTAAGTCCCCTTCCGCAAAGTATAGTAGCATACGCTCCTATTTGGAATAAACTAAAATCAGATTATAATATTTATGCTTATGATATGCCAAGTTTTGGTCGCAGTGAAGGTGGAGAAGAATACATGAATTTTAAAATGCAAGGTATATTCTTGGAAAAATTCATTGATCATTTTAATATAAAAAAACCTCATATTGTGGGACCTGATGTTGGTATGGCAGCAGCACTATATTATGTGTGTAATTTGCCTAACGAAGTAGAAAGCCTGATTATTGGAGATGGTCCTGGTGTAAGTCCTTCTCAAAATGGTAGTCTAATAAATAAAATTGTAAAGTCTGGATTTTGGAGAAAGGTATTTAGTATAGTTGGTTCAGAAACATTTGTTTTTGTAGGTAGTCGATTAGGTTATGTTAATTATCAGCCTAATCAAGAAGAGATAGATGACTATAATTTATCATATAAAAATAGAGTGGGTACGATTACTAAGTGGTTCAAAAATTATCCTGACAGTCTTGCAACTGTTGATCCAAAATTAGAAAAGATAGACAAACCTGTTCTTGTTTTTTGGGGAAATGATGATAAGTTATTATTACCAGACAATGCAAGAAATTTGCATAAGAGATTAAAGCGTAGTAAATTACACATTTTTAAAAATTGTGGTCATTTCTCTTATCAAGATAAATATGAAGAATTCAGTGAAATGTTACATGAGTGGATAAGTAAAGATTATAATCACAAGAAGTAG
- a CDS encoding GyrI-like domain-containing protein: protein MENVRIYEIPSCKMVSSQVGMFGDGKLEKFDEWFSTLPRPMFPKDFLWYDEKKGGFVWYYIYSEDMTIPDEFEIIDFPGGLYAVATDIDGQDNSKVLNAIKEFIKEKECYDEDSTRAYLGNIITPPSANTAMGYNQMDYYIPIKIV, encoded by the coding sequence ATGGAAAATGTACGTATTTATGAAATACCTTCTTGTAAAATGGTTTCTTCTCAAGTAGGAATGTTTGGGGATGGTAAACTTGAGAAATTTGATGAATGGTTCAGTACTTTACCAAGACCTATGTTCCCAAAAGATTTTTTGTGGTATGACGAGAAAAAAGGTGGTTTTGTATGGTATTACATTTACAGCGAAGATATGACTATACCAGATGAATTTGAAATCATTGATTTCCCTGGAGGACTATATGCTGTTGCTACAGATATTGATGGACAGGATAATTCCAAGGTATTAAATGCAATAAAAGAATTTATCAAAGAAAAAGAATGTTATGACGAAGATTCCACTAGAGCATATCTGGGAAATATAATAACTCCACCATCAGCTAATACAGCTATGGGATATAACCAAATGGATTATTATATACCAATTAAAATTGTATAA
- a CDS encoding creatininase family protein, with protein sequence MNNKSIFDKTMADMTYQEIEEFIEKEAVVLFPIAVIEEHGPHLPLGTDTYLTYSMLRYIQEDLSKMNIDSIIAPPFYWGINKATGGFVGSFTVKVDTMKAVLKDTIECLDRWGFKKVFFINLHGDSLHCKTILDVAKEIYESHMKIDAYDIIPEFFKNACGLDGKEPYILVQEDDGDFDDKQEYIDIHAGGFETSLMLIDFKELVDEDKARKLKSSKTTFQDLRKWQQGGESAKEVTPLGYCGDPSNINLKDAAGFIKGFSDITARLIKNTL encoded by the coding sequence ATGAACAACAAATCTATCTTTGATAAAACTATGGCAGATATGACATACCAAGAAATTGAAGAATTCATAGAAAAAGAAGCAGTAGTATTATTTCCAATAGCAGTCATTGAGGAACATGGACCTCATTTACCATTGGGAACAGATACATATTTAACATATTCAATGTTAAGATATATACAGGAAGATTTGAGTAAAATGAATATTGATTCTATAATAGCGCCTCCGTTCTATTGGGGAATAAATAAGGCAACAGGTGGGTTTGTAGGGTCTTTCACTGTAAAAGTGGATACGATGAAAGCAGTACTAAAAGATACCATTGAATGTCTTGATAGATGGGGTTTCAAAAAAGTCTTTTTCATCAATCTGCATGGAGATTCATTACATTGTAAGACGATTTTAGATGTAGCAAAAGAAATATATGAATCCCATATGAAAATAGATGCTTACGATATAATTCCAGAGTTTTTTAAAAATGCATGTGGACTAGACGGTAAGGAGCCATACATATTAGTTCAAGAGGATGATGGAGATTTTGATGATAAACAAGAATATATAGATATACATGCTGGCGGTTTTGAAACAAGTCTAATGTTAATAGACTTTAAAGAGTTAGTGGATGAAGATAAAGCAAGAAAGCTTAAATCATCAAAAACAACTTTTCAGGATTTAAGGAAATGGCAGCAAGGAGGGGAAAGTGCTAAAGAAGTAACTCCCCTAGGGTACTGTGGTGATCCTTCAAATATTAATTTGAAAGATGCTGCAGGGTTCATAAAGGGTTTTTCAGATATAACTGCTAGACTAATAAAAAATACTTTATAA
- a CDS encoding DUF6144 family protein translates to MKLINNEVKKLIDNIRKNSSSDVAHKIALGIDLPVNPTPIEKSEWVRYISTELEKHFDEKTIKKIRMGCYCTENGKLEESKTFIKKIYDNSVSMTDFVNKMNEYQAGWYIKDGNLHTKYYLCPCPMLEAVSSLPTKTWCYCTVGYNKEIFEYVFNCEVDIELLESIKMGDNQCLMKIIPLSKKQ, encoded by the coding sequence TTGAAACTAATAAATAACGAAGTAAAAAAGCTTATTGATAATATAAGAAAAAACAGCAGTTCGGATGTTGCACATAAAATAGCTTTAGGAATTGATTTACCAGTCAATCCTACACCCATTGAAAAAAGTGAATGGGTAAGATATATATCAACTGAACTTGAAAAGCATTTTGATGAAAAAACCATAAAGAAGATCAGGATGGGGTGTTATTGTACAGAAAATGGGAAATTAGAAGAATCTAAAACATTTATAAAGAAAATTTATGATAATTCTGTATCGATGACAGATTTCGTTAACAAAATGAATGAGTATCAAGCAGGATGGTATATAAAAGATGGGAATTTACATACAAAATATTATTTGTGTCCATGTCCAATGCTTGAAGCTGTTAGTAGTCTACCAACTAAGACTTGGTGCTATTGTACAGTAGGATATAATAAGGAAATATTTGAATATGTTTTTAATTGTGAAGTTGATATTGAACTATTAGAAAGTATTAAGATGGGTGATAATCAATGTCTAATGAAGATTATTCCGCTTTCTAAAAAACAATAA